One Patescibacteria group bacterium genomic window carries:
- a CDS encoding Sua5/YciO/YrdC/YwlC family protein, with protein sequence MEIISLTPKKFQTAVETAARAIQNGGVIVAPTDTVYGLLADAANKTAIQKIYTVKKRPS encoded by the coding sequence ATTTCATTAACGCCAAAAAAATTTCAGACTGCGGTGGAAACCGCGGCGCGCGCAATTCAGAATGGCGGAGTTATCGTCGCGCCCACCGACACGGTTTACGGTTTGCTGGCCGATGCCGCCAACAAAACCGCGATACAAAAAATTTATACAGTCAAAAAACGGCCGAGC